A DNA window from Streptomyces sp. CA-278952 contains the following coding sequences:
- a CDS encoding VOC family protein, which yields MRINLTSVFVEDQEKALRFYTDVLGFRKKHDVPVGGEDRWLTVVSPEDPDGVELLLEPNKHPAVRPYTTALVEDGIPATAFAVDDVQAEFDRLSKLGVRFTQEPTEMGAVTTAVLDDTVGNLIQIMHTS from the coding sequence ATGAGGATCAACCTGACCAGCGTCTTCGTCGAAGACCAGGAGAAGGCCCTGCGCTTCTACACGGACGTACTGGGCTTCCGGAAGAAGCACGACGTCCCGGTCGGCGGCGAGGACCGCTGGCTGACCGTGGTCTCACCGGAGGACCCCGACGGCGTCGAACTCCTCCTGGAGCCGAACAAGCACCCCGCCGTGCGGCCGTACACGACGGCCCTGGTCGAGGACGGCATCCCGGCCACCGCCTTCGCCGTGGACGATGTACAGGCGGAGTTCGACCGACTGAGCAAGCTCGGCGTGCGGTTCACCCAGGAGCCGACGGAGATGGGCGCCGTCACCACGGCGGTCCTGGACGACACCGTCGGCAACCTGATCCAGATCATGCACACCTCCTGA
- a CDS encoding ArsR/SmtB family transcription factor: MADDVFKALADPTRRRILDELTERNGQTLFEICARLATRHGLGLSRQAVSQHLAVLEAAGLVVTRRQGRYKFHDLDTEPLEHIVSRWLGPKAPESTP, encoded by the coding sequence ATGGCGGACGATGTCTTCAAGGCCCTGGCCGACCCCACCCGGCGGCGCATCCTCGACGAGCTGACGGAGCGGAACGGCCAGACCCTGTTCGAGATATGCGCGCGGCTGGCGACCAGACACGGCCTGGGCCTGTCCCGCCAGGCGGTCAGCCAGCACCTGGCCGTCCTGGAAGCGGCGGGACTGGTCGTCACGCGCCGCCAGGGCCGCTACAAGTTTCACGACCTCGACACCGAACCCCTTGAGCACATCGTCAGCCGATGGCTCGGGCCGAAAGCACCGGAGAGCACCCCATGA
- a CDS encoding methyltransferase domain-containing protein, protein MSTAQQEVPTYAALVQSLAHRGLLSPEWRKVWDTVPRADYIPQVVWRQLPDRCEPVIGTDDRAALVHSDEPVVTQLDDGIEGGPGIATSSNSMPSMVARMLGLLGIEDGHRVLEIGTGTGHIAALLCERLGEEQVYSVELDPVLAQQAANHLARAGYRPHLHVGDGEQQIPGIDPVDRLIATCALRYVPHTLVRQVRPGGVIVAPLARDFWSGALVQLHVQDEGTAIGPVCGSAMYMPMRSHRPVEHQIGGKGRQRAAGLDPARILGLGFALYAGARLPGVRVSGTGTADGARVWVSHESGAAATTATGEVVWQYGPGLMWEEIETAWREYEQLGSPDPGQFGLTVTDRGQQTWLRDPHAVIEARRG, encoded by the coding sequence GTGAGTACGGCACAGCAGGAGGTGCCCACCTACGCGGCACTCGTGCAGAGCCTCGCCCACCGAGGGCTACTCAGCCCGGAGTGGCGGAAGGTCTGGGACACCGTGCCGCGCGCCGACTACATTCCCCAGGTCGTCTGGCGGCAGCTCCCGGACCGGTGTGAACCGGTCATCGGGACGGACGACCGGGCGGCGCTGGTCCACTCCGACGAGCCGGTCGTCACGCAGCTCGACGACGGGATTGAGGGTGGGCCCGGCATCGCGACGTCGTCGAACTCCATGCCGTCGATGGTGGCCCGGATGCTCGGGCTCCTCGGTATCGAGGACGGGCACCGCGTGTTGGAGATTGGCACCGGGACCGGGCATATTGCCGCACTGCTCTGCGAGCGGCTCGGCGAGGAGCAGGTCTACAGCGTAGAGCTGGACCCCGTGCTGGCTCAACAGGCCGCAAATCACCTTGCCAGGGCCGGATACCGGCCGCATCTGCACGTCGGTGACGGCGAGCAGCAGATCCCCGGTATCGACCCGGTCGACCGCCTGATCGCCACGTGCGCCCTCCGGTACGTCCCGCACACCCTGGTCCGGCAGGTGCGGCCCGGCGGCGTCATCGTCGCCCCGCTCGCCCGCGACTTCTGGTCCGGCGCACTGGTCCAGCTCCACGTCCAGGACGAGGGAACAGCGATCGGGCCGGTCTGCGGGTCGGCGATGTACATGCCGATGCGCTCGCACCGCCCGGTCGAGCACCAGATCGGGGGCAAGGGCCGGCAGCGCGCCGCGGGCCTCGACCCCGCCCGGATCCTCGGCCTCGGGTTCGCCCTGTACGCGGGGGCCCGCCTGCCCGGCGTCCGGGTCAGCGGCACGGGGACCGCGGACGGCGCCCGGGTGTGGGTGAGCCACGAGAGCGGGGCTGCCGCCACCACGGCGACGGGCGAGGTCGTGTGGCAGTACGGGCCTGGCCTGATGTGGGAAGAGATCGAGACGGCATGGCGAGAGTACGAGCAACTCGGCAGCCCGGACCCGGGACAGTTCGGGCTGACCGTGACCGACCGCGGCCAGCAGACGTGGCTGCGTGACCCGCATGCGGTGATCGAGGCGAGGCGCGGGTAG
- a CDS encoding DUF6879 family protein: MPSNAPTTFADLLAQCERSAVHLEMRDVYAVDKEKGPFAEWRAGFRHDPADRASWWRPWLDLVAETVGRGVVIRRARIVSEPLSEYIRYEHSGTFTNIEAGEQVRWLPRRRASEIALPGNDFWLFDDRIVRWNHFAGDGSSQGPEHTTDPTAVKLCGEAFEAVWDRGVAHDQFEIR, translated from the coding sequence ATGCCCTCGAATGCGCCAACCACGTTCGCTGACCTCCTGGCCCAGTGTGAACGGTCCGCCGTGCACCTGGAGATGCGGGACGTCTACGCCGTCGACAAGGAGAAGGGCCCGTTCGCCGAATGGCGTGCCGGCTTCCGCCACGACCCGGCAGACCGCGCGTCCTGGTGGCGGCCCTGGCTCGACCTGGTCGCCGAGACCGTAGGCCGCGGCGTCGTCATCCGCCGGGCCCGGATCGTGTCCGAGCCCCTCAGTGAGTACATCCGCTACGAGCACTCCGGCACCTTCACGAACATCGAGGCCGGCGAACAGGTGCGGTGGCTGCCCCGCCGCCGCGCCTCGGAGATCGCCCTGCCCGGCAACGACTTCTGGCTGTTCGACGACCGCATCGTCCGGTGGAACCACTTCGCCGGCGACGGCTCGTCGCAAGGCCCGGAGCACACCACCGACCCGACGGCGGTGAAGCTGTGCGGCGAGGCGTTCGAAGCCGTGTGGGACCGAGGCGTAGCGCACGATCAGTTCGAGATCCGCTGA
- a CDS encoding helix-turn-helix domain-containing protein translates to MTTSPSSSAQAAREVVAKRLRDLRKGAGLTVTELAAGCGWHHAKTSRIENARTAPSAVDIRRWCRTAGADALAEDLIAQSLHAESMYTEWRHQVRHGLAQLQNSSVTFLRQTELFRVYSSSLVPGLLQTEGYAAAVLAMSARFRELPVDDSAEAARARVDRSRVIHERGHRFVLLIEEAVLHYRIGDADAMAAQFGHLLTVGALPAVSLGIIPTTAHREQWPRETFHLYDNSLVSVELVSARVRITQPSEIALYARAFEELRQTAVYGAAARALVVKAIDSLG, encoded by the coding sequence ATGACCACATCCCCCTCCTCCTCGGCCCAGGCCGCGCGCGAAGTCGTCGCAAAGCGATTGCGCGACCTCCGCAAGGGAGCCGGGCTCACGGTCACCGAGCTGGCCGCCGGGTGCGGCTGGCACCACGCCAAGACGTCCCGCATCGAGAACGCCCGTACCGCCCCCTCCGCCGTCGACATCCGCCGCTGGTGCCGCACCGCCGGCGCGGACGCCTTGGCCGAAGACCTCATCGCCCAGTCGCTCCACGCCGAATCGATGTACACGGAGTGGCGCCACCAGGTCCGACACGGACTCGCGCAGCTGCAGAACAGTTCCGTCACCTTCCTCCGGCAGACAGAGCTGTTCCGCGTCTACTCTTCCTCGCTCGTCCCCGGCCTCCTCCAGACCGAGGGATACGCGGCCGCCGTCCTCGCGATGAGCGCCCGGTTCCGCGAACTGCCGGTCGACGACAGCGCCGAAGCCGCCCGCGCCCGCGTCGACCGCTCGCGCGTCATCCACGAGCGGGGCCACCGTTTCGTCCTCCTCATCGAGGAGGCCGTACTCCACTACCGGATCGGCGACGCCGACGCGATGGCCGCCCAGTTCGGCCACCTCCTCACCGTCGGAGCCCTCCCCGCCGTGTCCCTCGGCATCATCCCGACGACGGCGCACCGCGAGCAGTGGCCGCGCGAGACGTTCCACCTCTACGACAACTCCCTCGTCTCTGTCGAGCTGGTCTCGGCCCGGGTCCGCATTACCCAGCCCAGCGAGATCGCCTTGTACGCGAGAGCGTTCGAGGAGCTGCGGCAGACTGCGGTGTATGGCGCAGCAGCGCGGGCCCTGGTGGTGAAGGCCATCGACTCCCTCGGCTGA
- a CDS encoding MarR family transcriptional regulator — protein sequence MAIQHTSSALPAPALSAAYPMAKPGYGKRSAPDQRPRTRDDFAHLPTRERYVAGFVDHLPEGAAMSVKTLAKQLPLYGQQAVSTSLTDLSVAGHLRRVRCAVGAGDETRWVFRTFWSRTARDNEWWNTYLATEQAALAAAPVPETSVPDTAPPPPWAPAEEPPPPPAPECPGTDQVPEPTAVPQQRTPAPDTAPAPPHPPAPGAVPATPQVPGAGRSPAYLALARLGRDDHRLTLSADDCTTLEPQATEWLARGVSVDYLTHALTAGLPAQVDSPLGFLRRRLTDKIPPQLPTDSARPATPAPTRRLLMECTDCGRPGQPEALPDGLCRPCRTVHSPADETPPHPAEIADVKAHMSNLRDLLKPV from the coding sequence ATGGCTATCCAGCACACTAGCTCCGCCCTGCCCGCTCCCGCACTCTCCGCCGCGTACCCGATGGCCAAGCCCGGCTACGGCAAACGCTCCGCACCCGACCAACGCCCGCGTACGCGCGACGATTTCGCCCACCTGCCGACCCGCGAGCGGTACGTCGCCGGATTCGTCGACCACCTCCCCGAGGGCGCGGCGATGAGCGTGAAGACGCTGGCCAAGCAGCTCCCGCTCTACGGCCAACAGGCCGTCTCCACCTCCCTGACCGACCTCTCCGTCGCCGGCCACCTGCGGCGCGTACGCTGCGCGGTCGGCGCGGGCGACGAGACCCGCTGGGTCTTCCGCACCTTCTGGTCCCGCACCGCACGCGACAACGAGTGGTGGAACACCTACCTCGCCACCGAACAGGCCGCCCTCGCCGCAGCCCCCGTACCGGAGACGTCCGTCCCCGACACGGCACCGCCGCCACCGTGGGCCCCGGCCGAGGAGCCGCCGCCTCCGCCCGCCCCGGAGTGCCCCGGTACCGATCAGGTCCCCGAACCCACCGCCGTACCGCAGCAACGCACCCCGGCCCCGGACACCGCGCCCGCGCCGCCCCATCCGCCCGCCCCGGGGGCGGTTCCCGCGACACCCCAAGTCCCCGGGGCAGGCCGGTCTCCCGCCTACCTCGCCCTGGCCCGCCTCGGCCGCGACGACCACCGCCTCACCCTCTCCGCCGACGACTGCACCACCCTCGAACCACAAGCAACGGAATGGCTCGCCCGAGGCGTGAGCGTCGACTACCTGACCCACGCCCTCACGGCAGGACTCCCCGCCCAGGTCGACAGCCCCCTCGGCTTCCTCCGCCGCCGCCTCACCGACAAAATCCCACCCCAGCTCCCCACCGACAGCGCCCGACCCGCCACCCCCGCCCCAACTCGCCGCCTCCTCATGGAATGCACCGACTGCGGACGCCCCGGCCAGCCGGAAGCCCTCCCAGACGGCCTCTGCCGCCCCTGCCGCACCGTCCACTCTCCGGCAGACGAGACCCCGCCCCACCCTGCCGAGATCGCCGACGTCAAGGCCCACATGAGCAACCTCCGCGACCTGCTCAAACCCGTCTGA
- a CDS encoding MFS transporter — translation MSGADDKSDVGADDTAAGSAPGPDGTGTDGTSTGETGPGASATAGPGTGASTSTGPGTGASTGTGPGAGGDGTNAPPALTTPRGRRPVVAALMLGMALAAIDGTIVSTAVPQIVGDLGGFTVFSWLFSGYLLAVTVTLPLYGKLSDTFGRKPVLIAGIILFLIGSILCAAAWNMGALIAFRIVQGLGGGALQGTVQTIAADLYPLKERPRIQAKLSTVWATSAVAGPVVGGLLAGYADWRWIFLINLPVGVVALWLIARHLHEPARPRPAVRPRVDWAGALAVFATGALLLTALVQGGVAWPWLSAPSLGLFGASAVLALLTVVIERRAAEPIIPGWVWRRRTIASVNLALGALGLLMVAPTVFLPTYAQSVLGLGPIAAGFVLSVMTLSWPVSAALSDRVYNRIGFRLTAIIGIGAALLILLAFPLLPYPGEPWHPALLMLLLGAALGLFQLPLIVGVQSTVGWAERGTTTASVLFCRQVGQSIGAAVFGAVANGVLAARLLDAPVAGLPDDLDAVARALEDPGTLSAAATDYLRRAVDAAVDHVYIGAAGAAALALLALITLAPRRFPVITETAAAPRTTGAADRHDSPS, via the coding sequence GTGAGCGGCGCGGACGACAAGAGCGACGTGGGCGCGGACGACACAGCGGCGGGCTCCGCCCCCGGCCCGGACGGAACCGGCACGGACGGAACCAGCACGGGCGAAACCGGCCCGGGCGCGAGCGCCACAGCCGGCCCCGGCACGGGTGCGAGTACGAGTACGGGCCCCGGCACGGGTGCGAGTACGGGTACGGGCCCCGGCGCGGGCGGGGACGGCACGAACGCGCCGCCCGCCCTCACCACCCCCCGGGGCCGCCGCCCCGTCGTGGCGGCGCTCATGCTCGGCATGGCGCTGGCGGCCATCGACGGCACCATCGTGTCCACCGCCGTCCCCCAGATCGTCGGCGACCTCGGCGGGTTCACCGTCTTCTCCTGGCTCTTCTCCGGCTATCTGCTGGCCGTCACCGTCACGCTCCCCCTGTACGGGAAGCTCTCCGACACTTTCGGCCGCAAGCCGGTCCTGATAGCAGGGATCATCCTGTTCCTGATCGGCTCGATCCTCTGCGCGGCCGCCTGGAACATGGGCGCGCTCATCGCGTTCCGCATCGTCCAGGGTCTGGGCGGCGGCGCGCTCCAGGGCACGGTCCAGACCATCGCGGCCGACCTCTACCCACTGAAGGAGCGCCCGCGCATCCAGGCGAAGCTGTCGACGGTGTGGGCCACCTCCGCGGTCGCCGGGCCGGTGGTCGGGGGGCTGCTCGCCGGGTACGCCGACTGGCGCTGGATCTTCCTGATCAACCTCCCGGTCGGGGTGGTCGCGCTCTGGCTGATCGCCCGTCACCTCCACGAACCCGCACGCCCCCGCCCCGCCGTCCGGCCCCGCGTCGACTGGGCGGGCGCGCTCGCCGTCTTCGCGACCGGCGCCCTGCTGCTCACCGCGCTCGTACAGGGCGGTGTCGCCTGGCCCTGGCTCTCGGCGCCCTCGCTCGGCCTGTTCGGGGCGAGCGCGGTGCTGGCGCTGCTCACCGTCGTCATCGAACGGCGGGCGGCGGAGCCGATCATCCCGGGCTGGGTGTGGCGTCGGCGCACCATCGCCTCGGTCAACCTGGCGCTCGGCGCGTTGGGCCTGCTGATGGTCGCGCCGACCGTCTTCCTGCCCACGTACGCCCAGTCGGTGCTGGGCCTGGGCCCGATAGCGGCCGGTTTCGTGCTCTCCGTGATGACGCTGAGCTGGCCCGTCTCGGCGGCCCTGTCCGACCGGGTCTACAACCGCATCGGCTTCCGGCTCACCGCGATCATCGGCATCGGCGCCGCCCTGCTGATCCTGCTGGCCTTCCCCCTGCTCCCCTACCCCGGCGAGCCCTGGCACCCGGCCCTGCTCATGCTCCTGCTCGGCGCGGCCCTCGGCCTGTTCCAACTCCCCCTGATCGTGGGCGTCCAGTCGACGGTCGGCTGGGCGGAGCGCGGTACGACGACGGCGTCCGTCCTCTTCTGCCGCCAGGTCGGCCAGAGCATCGGCGCGGCGGTCTTCGGTGCCGTCGCCAACGGCGTCCTGGCCGCCCGCCTCCTCGACGCCCCGGTGGCCGGCCTCCCCGACGACCTGGACGCCGTCGCCCGCGCCCTGGAGGACCCGGGCACCCTCTCCGCGGCGGCGACGGACTACCTGCGCCGGGCGGTCGACGCCGCGGTGGACCACGTCTACATCGGGGCCGCCGGAGCCGCGGCCCTGGCCCTCCTCGCCCTGATCACCCTCGCCCCGCGCCGGTTCCCGGTCATCACCGAGACCGCCGCCGCCCCCAGGACCACCGGGGCGGCCGACCGGCACGACAGCCCCTCCTAG
- a CDS encoding ABC transporter ATP-binding protein yields MTTAVTIPRHGGTGGRTAVAARARQVVKAYGTGETRVVALDHVDVDIARGQFTAIMGPSGSGKSTLMHCLAGLDTVTSGEIFLDETEITKLKDKKLTQLRRDRIGFIFQAFNLLPTLNAIENITLPMDIAGRKPDAAWLQQVVDTVGLSERLKHRPTQLSGGQQQRVAVARALAARPEIIFGDEPTGNLDSRAGAEVLSFLRKSVDELGQTIVMVTHDPVAASYADRVLYLADGSIVDEMYNPTADQVLDRMKHFDARGRTS; encoded by the coding sequence GTGACAACGGCTGTGACCATTCCCAGGCACGGGGGCACTGGAGGGCGTACGGCCGTCGCGGCGCGAGCGCGGCAGGTCGTGAAGGCGTACGGGACCGGGGAGACCCGGGTCGTCGCGCTCGACCATGTCGACGTGGACATCGCTCGCGGGCAGTTCACGGCGATCATGGGCCCGTCCGGCTCCGGCAAGTCGACCCTGATGCACTGCCTGGCCGGGCTCGACACGGTGACGTCGGGCGAGATCTTCCTCGACGAGACCGAGATCACCAAGCTCAAGGACAAGAAGCTCACCCAGCTCCGGCGCGACCGGATCGGCTTCATCTTCCAGGCGTTCAACCTGCTCCCGACGCTCAACGCGATCGAGAACATCACCCTGCCGATGGACATCGCGGGCCGTAAGCCCGACGCCGCCTGGCTCCAGCAGGTCGTGGACACGGTCGGGCTCTCCGAGCGCCTCAAGCACCGCCCCACCCAGCTCTCGGGCGGTCAGCAGCAGCGTGTCGCCGTCGCCAGGGCGCTGGCCGCCCGGCCGGAGATCATCTTCGGTGACGAGCCCACCGGAAATCTGGACTCCCGTGCCGGGGCCGAAGTCCTGTCCTTCCTCCGCAAGTCGGTCGACGAGCTGGGCCAGACCATCGTCATGGTCACCCACGACCCCGTCGCCGCCTCCTACGCGGACCGGGTGCTGTATCTCGCCGACGGTTCCATCGTCGACGAGATGTACAACCCGACCGCGGACCAGGTCCTCGACCGCATGAAGCACTTCGACGCACGTGGGCGGACGTCATGA
- a CDS encoding ABC transporter permease: protein MTVWKTSVRNFLAHKGRMALSAVAVLLSVAFVCGTLVFTDTMNTTFDKLFAVTSPDVTVSPKAAGENDEQPDNGKPASLPASVVQEVAKADGVKKAEGALFSMAVTVVDSENKNMGSDTGAPTMAGNWTENDLRSMEITSGHAPRGPTEVMVDADTAKKHKLKIGDELRIIAATGDMKAKIGGIASFTVTNPGAAVVYLDTATAQKQLLGAPDVFTQILVSAESGVSDTQLKKNIATALDGSAAYKLQTQQEATEANKDSMGSFLDVMKYAMLGFAGIAFLVGIFLIVNTFSMLVAQRTREIGLMRAIGSSRKQVNRSVLVEAVLLGIVGSVLGVAAGVGLAIGLMKAMGAVGMELSTGDLTVAWTTPAIGLVLGVVVTVLAAYIPARRAGKVSPMAALRDAGTPADGRSGWIRAGIGLFLTAAGAAALWATTQADKATEGSVFLALGVLLTLIGFIVIGPLLAGVVVRALSVVVLRLFGPVGRLAERNALRNPRRTGATGAALMIGLALVACLSVVGSSMVASATEELDKSVGADFIVQDSSTGRPIVPQAADAVRAVPGLEHMTDYTYIKAKITAPNGKTEDEGVTAADPTYQQDVRRTAISGDLSKAYGKNAMSVGEDYAAKHGVKVGDTLTVAFKAGETAKLKVAAITSDDSNIDRGAMYTNLTTAMSYVPAESMPQNVAMFGQAEEGKEKEAYAALKSAMAEYPVYKVQNQADFKEDLKDQIGQLLNIVYGLLALAIIVAVLGVVNTLALSVVERTREIGLMRAIGLSRRQLRRMIRLESVVIALFGALLGLGLGMGWGTAAQKLLALEGLEVLEIPWPTILTVFACSALVGLFAALVPAFRAGRMNVLNAIAADG, encoded by the coding sequence ATGACTGTCTGGAAGACCTCGGTGCGCAACTTCCTCGCGCACAAGGGCCGGATGGCCCTCTCCGCCGTGGCGGTGCTGCTGTCCGTGGCGTTCGTCTGCGGCACGCTCGTCTTCACCGACACGATGAACACCACCTTCGACAAGCTCTTCGCGGTGACCTCGCCCGACGTCACCGTCAGCCCGAAGGCGGCCGGCGAGAACGACGAGCAGCCCGACAACGGCAAGCCCGCCTCGCTGCCCGCCTCCGTCGTCCAGGAGGTCGCGAAGGCAGACGGCGTGAAGAAGGCGGAGGGTGCCCTCTTCTCCATGGCGGTCACCGTCGTCGACAGCGAGAACAAGAACATGGGCTCCGATACCGGAGCCCCCACCATGGCGGGCAACTGGACCGAGAACGACCTGCGTTCGATGGAGATCACCTCCGGACACGCACCCCGCGGTCCCACCGAGGTGATGGTCGACGCCGACACCGCGAAGAAGCACAAGCTGAAGATCGGTGACGAGCTGCGCATCATCGCCGCCACCGGTGACATGAAGGCGAAGATCGGCGGCATCGCGTCCTTCACCGTCACCAACCCGGGTGCGGCCGTCGTCTACCTCGACACCGCCACCGCCCAGAAGCAGCTGCTCGGCGCCCCCGACGTCTTCACCCAGATCCTGGTGAGCGCGGAGAGCGGCGTCAGCGACACCCAGCTGAAGAAGAACATCGCCACCGCCCTCGACGGCTCGGCCGCGTACAAGCTCCAGACCCAGCAGGAGGCCACGGAGGCCAACAAGGACTCCATGGGCTCCTTCCTGGACGTCATGAAGTACGCGATGCTCGGCTTCGCCGGAATCGCCTTCCTCGTCGGCATCTTCCTCATCGTCAACACCTTCTCGATGCTCGTCGCCCAGCGGACCCGTGAGATCGGTCTGATGCGGGCCATCGGCTCCAGCCGCAAGCAGGTCAACCGCTCCGTGCTGGTGGAGGCGGTCCTCCTCGGCATCGTCGGCTCCGTGCTCGGCGTCGCGGCCGGCGTCGGTCTCGCCATCGGGCTGATGAAGGCGATGGGGGCCGTGGGCATGGAGCTGTCCACCGGCGACCTCACCGTCGCCTGGACGACCCCCGCGATCGGCCTCGTGCTCGGCGTCGTCGTCACCGTCCTCGCCGCGTACATCCCTGCCCGCCGGGCCGGCAAGGTCTCGCCGATGGCCGCGCTGCGCGACGCCGGGACCCCCGCCGACGGCAGGTCCGGCTGGATCAGGGCCGGTATCGGCCTGTTCCTGACGGCGGCCGGCGCTGCGGCCCTGTGGGCCACGACCCAGGCGGACAAGGCCACCGAAGGCTCGGTGTTCCTCGCCCTCGGCGTGCTGCTGACCCTGATCGGCTTCATCGTGATCGGCCCGCTCCTGGCCGGTGTGGTGGTGCGCGCCCTGAGCGTCGTCGTCCTGCGGCTCTTCGGCCCGGTCGGCCGACTGGCCGAGCGCAACGCCCTGCGCAACCCCCGGCGTACGGGAGCGACCGGAGCCGCCCTGATGATCGGGCTCGCCCTGGTGGCCTGCCTGTCCGTCGTCGGGTCCTCCATGGTCGCCTCGGCCACCGAGGAGCTCGACAAGTCGGTCGGAGCGGACTTCATCGTCCAGGACAGCAGCACCGGCCGCCCGATCGTGCCCCAGGCCGCCGACGCCGTGCGCGCCGTCCCCGGCCTGGAGCACATGACCGACTACACCTACATCAAGGCGAAGATCACCGCCCCCAACGGAAAGACGGAGGACGAGGGGGTCACCGCCGCCGACCCGACGTACCAGCAGGACGTCCGGCGCACCGCGATCTCCGGCGACCTCTCGAAGGCGTACGGCAAGAACGCCATGTCCGTCGGCGAGGACTACGCCGCGAAGCACGGGGTCAAGGTCGGCGACACCCTCACCGTCGCGTTCAAGGCGGGGGAGACGGCGAAGCTCAAGGTCGCGGCCATCACCTCCGACGACAGCAACATCGACCGTGGCGCGATGTACACCAACCTCACGACGGCGATGTCCTACGTCCCGGCCGAAAGCATGCCGCAGAACGTGGCCATGTTCGGCCAGGCGGAGGAGGGCAAGGAGAAGGAGGCGTACGCGGCCCTGAAGAGCGCGATGGCCGAGTACCCCGTCTACAAGGTGCAGAACCAGGCCGACTTCAAGGAAGACCTGAAGGACCAGATCGGCCAGTTGCTGAACATCGTCTACGGCCTGCTCGCCCTGGCGATCATCGTCGCGGTGCTCGGTGTGGTGAACACCCTCGCCCTGTCCGTGGTCGAACGGACCCGCGAGATCGGCCTGATGCGCGCCATCGGGCTCTCCCGCCGCCAGCTGCGCCGCATGATCCGGCTGGAGTCCGTGGTCATCGCCCTCTTCGGGGCGCTGCTCGGACTCGGACTCGGGATGGGCTGGGGCACCGCGGCCCAGAAACTGCTGGCGCTGGAGGGACTGGAGGTCCTGGAAATCCCGTGGCCGACGATCCTCACGGTCTTCGCCTGCTCCGCCCTCGTCGGACTGTTCGCCGCTCTCGTCCCGGCCTTCCGGGCGGGCCGGATGAACGTCCTGAACGCCATCGCGGCGGACGGATGA
- a CDS encoding helix-turn-helix transcriptional regulator, producing MGENEMSVFGVPEAEEEIYRHFLRNPGTRADELHLLSHSRPREARARIARLQELGLLRAEDAERRIFPTDPEVALARLVDIRLHTLHQELQRVTRSRHVIAGLRAEQGARTPPPDITGGALLAHRSGLVSSIVSLCERIWDQADELSRAGGGTESGEGDAAPRPSGIERRVLVSMCTVGKDEAGARELGVSVRTYRRHVADLMQTLGAASRAQAALLARERGWI from the coding sequence GTGGGCGAGAACGAGATGTCTGTCTTCGGGGTCCCGGAGGCCGAGGAAGAGATCTACCGGCACTTCCTGCGCAACCCCGGCACCCGCGCCGACGAGCTCCACCTCCTGTCGCACTCCCGCCCCCGGGAGGCGCGCGCCCGGATCGCCCGGCTCCAGGAGCTGGGGCTGCTGCGCGCCGAGGACGCCGAACGGCGGATCTTCCCGACGGATCCCGAGGTGGCCCTGGCCCGACTGGTGGACATCCGGCTGCACACGCTCCATCAGGAGCTCCAGCGCGTCACCCGGTCGCGGCACGTCATTGCCGGTCTACGCGCGGAGCAGGGGGCCCGTACGCCCCCTCCCGACATCACGGGTGGCGCGCTCCTGGCCCACCGCAGCGGCTTGGTCTCCAGCATCGTCTCCCTGTGCGAGCGGATCTGGGACCAGGCCGACGAGCTGTCCCGGGCGGGCGGCGGCACGGAGAGCGGCGAGGGCGACGCCGCCCCTCGCCCTTCCGGCATCGAGCGGCGGGTGCTGGTGTCGATGTGCACGGTGGGCAAGGACGAGGCGGGCGCGCGGGAGCTGGGAGTGTCGGTGCGGACCTATCGGCGACACGTCGCCGATCTGATGCAGACGCTCGGCGCGGCCAGCCGGGCACAGGCCGCGCTGCTGGCCCGGGAACGCGGTTGGATCTGA